Proteins encoded together in one Xiphophorus maculatus strain JP 163 A chromosome 13, X_maculatus-5.0-male, whole genome shotgun sequence window:
- the LOC111610436 gene encoding gastrula zinc finger protein XlCGF57.1-like produces the protein MVVPISETTYHTESEANKKQDIFLEAADSEDQNQERRKPFSCAICKKRFTFKSAFEPHMMIHSGEKPFSCVNCGKSFSQKPHLTQHMMIHTGEKPFSCVNCGKSFSQKPHLTKHMMIHTGEKPFSCVNCGRSFTVKQGLTQHMMIHTGEKPFSCVNCGRSFTVKQGLTQHMMIHTGEKPFSCVNCGKSFRRKPNFTRHMMIHTGEKPFSCVNCGKSFSRKLHLTEHMMIHTGEKPFSCVNCGKSFTLKQDLTKHMMIHTGEKPFSCVNCGKSFSRKETLTRHMMIHTGEKPFSCVNCGKSFRRKRELTEHMMIHTGEKPFSCVNCGKSFSRKRELTWHMMIHTGEKPFSCVNCGKSFSRKQELTRHMMIHTGEKPFSCVNCGKSFRRKRELTEHMMIHTGEMPFSCVNCGKSFRSKVNLTRHLRRHIGEKL, from the coding sequence ATGGTGGTTCCTATTTCCGAGACAACAtaccacactgaatcagaagcAAACAAGAAACAAGACATCTTCCTGGAAGCTGCTGATTCTGAGgaccaaaatcaggaaagaagaaagcctttctcatgtgcCATATGTAAAAAACGTTTCACtttcaaatctgcttttgagcctcacatgatgattcactctggtgaaaagccattttcatgtgtgaactgtggaaaaagttttagtcaaaaaccgcatttaactcagcacatgatgattcacactggtgaaaagccgttttcatgtgtgaactgtggaaaaagttttagtcaaaaaccgCATTTAACTaaacacatgatgattcacactggtgaaaagccattttcatgtgtgaactgtggaagaagttttactgtaaaacagggtttaactcagcacatgatgattcacactggtgaaaagccattttcatgtgtgaactgtggaagaagttttactgtaaaacagggtttaactcagcacatgatgattcacactggtgaaaagccgttttcatgtgtgaactgtggaaaaagttttcgtcGAAAACCGAATTttactcggcacatgatgattcacactggtgaaaagccgttttcatgtgtgaactgtggaaaaagttttagtcgaaaactgcatttaactgagcacatgatgattcacacgggtgaaaagccgttttcatgtgttaactgtggaaaaagttttactctaaaacaggatttaactaagcacatgatgattcacactggtgaaaagccgttttcatgtgtgaactgtggaaaaagttttagtcgaaaagagactttaactcggcacatgatgattcacactggtgaaaagccgttttcatgtgtgaactgtggaaaaagttttcgtcGAAAACGGGAGttaactgagcacatgatgattcacactggtgaaaagccgttttcatgtgtgaactgtggaaaaagttttagtcgaaaacgGGAGTTAACttggcacatgatgattcacactggtgaaaagccgttttcatgtgtgaactgtggaaaaagttttagtcgaaaacaggagttaactcggcacatgatgattcacactggtgaaaagccattttcatgtgtgaactgtggaaaaagttttcgtcGAAAACGGGAGttaactgagcacatgatgattcacactggtgaaatgccattttcatgtgtgaactgtggaaaaagttttcgttccaaagttaatttaactCGGCACTTGAGGCGTCACATAGGTGAAAAGCTGTAG
- the LOC111610418 gene encoding oocyte zinc finger protein XlCOF6-like isoform X1, with product MDDHRRLLDFSRRPQIILHRIDCLQHNVSEEQICNQERSFTLDKDELEPLQVKQEQEWPENLQIKEEQEVLEHQQIKVDEKEDYNSQGDKQLELKQETDTSMVVPISETTYHTESEANKKQDIFQEAADSEDQNQERRKPFSCAICKKRFTFKSAFEPHMRTQSGEKPFSCVTCGKSFSQKRNLTQHMMIHTGEKPFSCVNCGKSFTLNQDLTQHMMIHTGEKPFSCVNCGKSFRRKPHLSKHMMIHTGEMPFSCVNCGRSFSRKRKLTRHMMIHTGEKPFSCVNCGKSFRQKRELTEHMMIHTGEKPFSCVNCGRSFTVKQGLTQHMMIHTGEKPFSCVNCGKSFSRKWELTQHMMIHTGEKPFSCVNCGKSFSRKWELTQHMMIHTGEKPFSCVNCGKSFRRKPHLSKHMMIHTGEMPFSCVNCGKSFRQKQVLTKHMMIHTGEKPFSGVNCGKSFSQKQELTRHMMIHTGEKPFSCVTCGKSFSRKRDLTRHMMIHTGEKPFSCVNCGKSFSRKRDLTRHMMIHTGEKPFSCVNCGKSFSRKRDLTRHMMIHTGEKPFSCVNCGKSFSQKQELTRHMMIHTGEKPFSCVNCGKSFSRKRKLTRHMMIHTGEKPFSCVNCGKSFRQKRELTEHMMIHTGEKPFSCVNCGKSFRRKPHLSKHMMIHTGEKPFSCVNCGRSFTVKQGLTQHMMIHTGEKPFSCVNCGKSFSRKWELTQHMMIHTGEKPFSCVNCGKSFSRKWELTQHMMIHTGEKPFSCVNCGKSFRRKPHLSKHMMIHTGEKPFSCVNCGRSFTVKQGLTQHMMIHTGEKPFSCVNCGKSFSQKQHLTRHMMIHTGEKPFSCVTCGKCFCHKVSLIHHMRRHVGKKQ from the coding sequence ATTGCCTGCAACATAACGTTTCTGAGGAGCAGATATGTAACCAGGAGAGGAGCTTCACTCTGGACAAGGACGAGTTagaacctctgcaggtgaaacaagaacaggaatggcctgaaaatctgcagataaaagaagagcaggaggttcTAGAGcatcagcagataaaagtggatGAGAAAGAAGATTACAACAGTCAGGGTGATAAGCAGCTTGAGCTAAAACAAGAGACAGATACCAGCATGGTGGTTCCTATTTCCGAGACAACAtaccacactgaatcagaagcaaacaagaaacaagacatcttccaggaagctgctgattCTGAGgaccaaaatcaggaaagaagaaaacctttctcatgtgccATATGTAAAAAACGTTTCACtttcaaatctgcttttgagcctcacatgagaactcaatctggtgaaaagccgttttcatgtgtgacctgtggaaaaagttttagtcaaaaacggaatttaactcagcacatgatgattcacactggtgaaaagccgttttcatgtgtgaactgtggaaaaagttttactcTAAACcaggatttaactcagcacatgatgattcacactggtgaaaagccattttcatgtgtgaactgtggaaaaagttttcgtcGAAAACCGCATTTAtctaagcacatgatgattcacacaggtgaaatgccattttcatgtgtgaactgtggaagaagttttagtcgaaaacggaagttaactcggcacatgatgattcacactggtgaaaagccgttttcatgtgtgaactgtggaaaaagttttcgtcAAAAACGGGAGttaactgagcacatgatgattcacactggtgaaaagccgttttcatgtgtgaactgtggaagaagttttactgtaaaacagggtttaactcagcacatgatgattcacactggtgaaaagccgttttcatgtgtgaattgtggaaaaagttttagtcgaaaatGGGagttaactcagcacatgatgattcacactggtgaaaagccgttttcatgtgtgaactgtggaaaaagttttagtcgaaaatGGGagttaactcagcacatgatgattcacactggtgaaaagccgttttcatgtgtgaactgtggaaaaagttttcgtcGAAAACCGCATTTAtctaagcacatgatgattcacacaggtgaaatgccattttcatgtgtgaactgtggaaaaagttttagacaaaaacaggtgttaactaagcacatgatgattcacactggtgaaaagccattttctggtgtgaactgtggaaaaagttttagtcaaaaacaggagttaactcggcacatgatgattcacacgggtgaaaagccgttttcatgtgtgacctgtggaaaaagttttagtcgaaaacgggatttaactcggcacatgatgattcacactggtgaaaagccgttttcatgtgtgaactgtggaaaaagttttagtcgaaaacgggatttaactcggcacatgatgattcacactggtgaaaagccgttttcatgtgtgaactgtggaaaaagttttagtcgaaaacgggatttaactcggcacatgatgattcacactggtgaaaagccgttttcatgtgtgaactgtggaaaaagttttagtcaaaaacaggagttaactcggcacatgatgattcacactggtgaaaagccgttttcatgtgtgaactgtggaaaaagttttagtcgaaaacggaagttaactcggcacatgatgattcacactggtgaaaagccgttttcatgtgtgaactgtggaaaaagttttcgtcAAAAACGGGAGttaactgagcacatgatgattcacactggtgaaaagccgttttcatgtgtgaactgtggaaaaagttttcgtcGAAAACCGCATTTAtctaagcacatgatgattcacactggtgaaaagccgttttcatgtgtgaactgtggaagaagttttactgtaaaacagggtttaactcagcacatgatgattcacactggtgaaaagccgttttcatgtgtgaattgtggaaaaagttttagtcgaaaatGGGagttaactcagcacatgatgattcacactggtgaaaagccgttttcatgtgtgaactgtggaaaaagttttagtcgaaaatGGGagttaactcagcacatgatgattcacactggtgaaaagccgttttcatgtgtgaactgtggaaaaagttttcgtcGAAAACCGCATTTAtctaagcacatgatgattcacactggtgaaaagccgttttcatgtgtgaactgtggaagaagttttactgtaaaacagggtttaactcagcacatgatgattcacactggtgaaaagccgttttcatgtgtgaattgtggaaaaagttttagtcaaaaacagcatttaactcggcacatgatgattcacactggtgaaaagccgttttcatgtgtaacctgtggaaaatgtttttgtcacaaGGTGAGTTTAATTCATCACATGAGGCGTCACGTAGGTAAAAAGCAGTAG
- the LOC111610444 gene encoding gastrula zinc finger protein XlCGF8.2DB-like, with protein sequence MVVPVDEQTNHIESEPNKKQDIFQEAAEAKNQNQERRKPFSCVICEKRFFFKSAFEPHMRTHTGIKPFSCVNCGKSFSHKQNLTKHIRIHTGEKPFSCVTCGKGFYQKQDLTKHIRIHTGEKPFSCVNCGKGFCQKQDFSQHLRTHTGEKPFSCATCGKCFCQKHSLTQHMRSHTGEKPFSCGTCGKGFCQKHSLIDHMRSHTGEMPFSCVTCGKKFSQKRFLTQHMTVHTGENSFSCVNCGKGFSQKQGLTEHMRIHTGEKPFSCGTCGKSFCQKRSLSKHMMSHTDEMPFSCGICGKKFRQKQHLTRHMRIHTGEKPFSCVTCGKSYRQKYDLTLHMRSHLGEKL encoded by the exons atggtggttcctgttgatgagcaaacaaACCACattgaatcagaaccaaacaagaaacaagacatcttccaggaagcagctgaagccaagaaccaaaatcaggaaagaagaaaacctttctcatgtgtcatctgtgaaaaacgtttctttttcaaatctgcttttgagcctcatatgagaactcatacgggtataaagccgttttcatgtgtgaactgtggaaaaagttttagtcataaacagaatttaactaagcacataAGGATTCACAccggtgaaaagccattttcatgtgtaacCTGTGGTAAaggtttttatcaaaaacaagatttaactaagcacataAGGATTCACAccggtgaaaagccattttcatgtgtgaactgtggaaaaggtttttgtcaaaaacaggatttctcTCAGCATCTGAGGACTCACAccggtgaaaagccattttcttgtgcgaCCTGTGGGaagtgtttttgtcaaaaacatagTTTAACCCAGCACATGAGGagtcacacaggtgaaaagccgttttcatgtgggacctgtggaaagggtttttgtcaaaaacatagTTTAATTGACCACATGAGGAGTCATACAGGTGAAATGCCTTTTTCATGCGTGACCTGTGGAAAGAAATTTAGTCAGAAACGttttttaactcagcacatgacggttcacacaggtgaaaactCTTTTTCATGTGttaactgtggaaaaggttttagtcaaaaacaaggtttaactgagcacatgaggattcacactggtgaaaagccgttttcatgtgggacctgtggaaaaagtttttgtcaaaaacgtAGTTTAAGTAAGCATATGATGAGTcatacag ATGAAAtgccgttttcatgtgggatctgtggaaaaaaatttcgtcaaaaacagcatttaactcggcacatgaggattcacactggtgaaaagcctttttcatgtgtgacctgtggaaaaagttatcGTCAAAAATACGACTTAACTCTCCACATGAGGAGCCACTTAGGTGAAAAGTTGTAG
- the LOC111610418 gene encoding gastrula zinc finger protein XlCGF58.1-like isoform X2: protein MDDHRRLLDFSRRPQIILHRIDCLQHNVSEEQICNQERSFTLDKDELEPLQVKQEQEWPENLQIKEEQEVLEHQQIKVDEKEDYNSQGDKQLELKQETDTSMVVPISETTYHTESEANKKQDIFQEAADSEDQNQERRKPFSCAICKKRFTFKSAFEPHMRTQSGEKPFSCVTCGKSFSQKRNLTQHMMIHTGEKPFSCVNCGKSFTLNQDLTQHMMIHTGEKPFSCVNCGKSFRRKPHLSKHMMIHTGEMPFSCVNCGRSFSRKRKLTRHMMIHTGEKPFSCVNCGKSFRQKRELTEHMMIHTGEKPFSCVNCGRSFTVKQGLTQHMMIHTGEKPFSCVNCGKSFSRKWELTQHMMIHTGEKPFSCVNCGKSFSRKWELTQHMMIHTGEMPFSCVNCGKSFRQKQVLTKHMMIHTGEKPFSGVNCGKSFSQKQELTRHMMIHTGEKPFSCVTCGKSFSRKRDLTRHMMIHTGEKPFSCVNCGKSFSRKRDLTRHMMIHTGEKPFSCVNCGKSFSRKRDLTRHMMIHTGEKPFSCVNCGKSFSQKQELTRHMMIHTGEKPFSCVNCGKSFSRKRKLTRHMMIHTGEKPFSCVNCGKSFRQKRELTEHMMIHTGEKPFSCVNCGKSFRRKPHLSKHMMIHTGEKPFSCVNCGRSFTVKQGLTQHMMIHTGEKPFSCVNCGKSFSRKWELTQHMMIHTGEKPFSCVNCGKSFSRKWELTQHMMIHTGEKPFSCVNCGKSFRRKPHLSKHMMIHTGEKPFSCVNCGRSFTVKQGLTQHMMIHTGEKPFSCVNCGKSFSQKQHLTRHMMIHTGEKPFSCVTCGKCFCHKVSLIHHMRRHVGKKQ from the exons ATTGCCTGCAACATAACGTTTCTGAGGAGCAGATATGTAACCAGGAGAGGAGCTTCACTCTGGACAAGGACGAGTTagaacctctgcaggtgaaacaagaacaggaatggcctgaaaatctgcagataaaagaagagcaggaggttcTAGAGcatcagcagataaaagtggatGAGAAAGAAGATTACAACAGTCAGGGTGATAAGCAGCTTGAGCTAAAACAAGAGACAGATACCAGCATGGTGGTTCCTATTTCCGAGACAACAtaccacactgaatcagaagcaaacaagaaacaagacatcttccaggaagctgctgattCTGAGgaccaaaatcaggaaagaagaaaacctttctcatgtgccATATGTAAAAAACGTTTCACtttcaaatctgcttttgagcctcacatgagaactcaatctggtgaaaagccgttttcatgtgtgacctgtggaaaaagttttagtcaaaaacggaatttaactcagcacatgatgattcacactggtgaaaagccgttttcatgtgtgaactgtggaaaaagttttactcTAAACcaggatttaactcagcacatgatgattcacactggtgaaaagccattttcatgtgtgaactgtggaaaaagttttcgtcGAAAACCGCATTTAtctaagcacatgatgattcacacaggtgaaatgccattttcatgtgtgaactgtggaagaagttttagtcgaaaacggaagttaactcggcacatgatgattcacactggtgaaaagccgttttcatgtgtgaactgtggaaaaagttttcgtcAAAAACGGGAGttaactgagcacatgatgattcacactggtgaaaagccgttttcatgtgtgaactgtggaagaagttttactgtaaaacagggtttaactcagcacatgatgattcacactggtgaaaagccgttttcatgtgtgaattgtggaaaaagttttagtcgaaaatGGGagttaactcagcacatgatgattcacactggtgaaaagccgttttcatgtgtgaactgtggaaaaagttttagtcgaaaatGGGagttaactcagcacatgatgattcacactg gtgaaatgccattttcatgtgtgaactgtggaaaaagttttagacaaaaacaggtgttaactaagcacatgatgattcacactggtgaaaagccattttctggtgtgaactgtggaaaaagttttagtcaaaaacaggagttaactcggcacatgatgattcacacgggtgaaaagccgttttcatgtgtgacctgtggaaaaagttttagtcgaaaacgggatttaactcggcacatgatgattcacactggtgaaaagccgttttcatgtgtgaactgtggaaaaagttttagtcgaaaacgggatttaactcggcacatgatgattcacactggtgaaaagccgttttcatgtgtgaactgtggaaaaagttttagtcgaaaacgggatttaactcggcacatgatgattcacactggtgaaaagccgttttcatgtgtgaactgtggaaaaagttttagtcaaaaacaggagttaactcggcacatgatgattcacactggtgaaaagccgttttcatgtgtgaactgtggaaaaagttttagtcgaaaacggaagttaactcggcacatgatgattcacactggtgaaaagccgttttcatgtgtgaactgtggaaaaagttttcgtcAAAAACGGGAGttaactgagcacatgatgattcacactggtgaaaagccgttttcatgtgtgaactgtggaaaaagttttcgtcGAAAACCGCATTTAtctaagcacatgatgattcacactggtgaaaagccgttttcatgtgtgaactgtggaagaagttttactgtaaaacagggtttaactcagcacatgatgattcacactggtgaaaagccgttttcatgtgtgaattgtggaaaaagttttagtcgaaaatGGGagttaactcagcacatgatgattcacactggtgaaaagccgttttcatgtgtgaactgtggaaaaagttttagtcgaaaatGGGagttaactcagcacatgatgattcacactggtgaaaagccgttttcatgtgtgaactgtggaaaaagttttcgtcGAAAACCGCATTTAtctaagcacatgatgattcacactggtgaaaagccgttttcatgtgtgaactgtggaagaagttttactgtaaaacagggtttaactcagcacatgatgattcacactggtgaaaagccgttttcatgtgtgaattgtggaaaaagttttagtcaaaaacagcatttaactcggcacatgatgattcacactggtgaaaagccgttttcatgtgtaacctgtggaaaatgtttttgtcacaaGGTGAGTTTAATTCATCACATGAGGCGTCACGTAGGTAAAAAGCAGTAG